The Oncorhynchus nerka isolate Pitt River linkage group LG12, Oner_Uvic_2.0, whole genome shotgun sequence genome contains the following window.
TAGCTTCCAAtgacagttgccgtaccaggcggtgatacagcccgccaggatgctctcgattgtgcatctgtagaagtttgtgagtgcttttggtgacaagccaaatttcttcagcctcctgaggttgaagaggcgctgctgcgccttcttcacgatgctgtctgtgtgagtggaccaattcagtttgtctgtgatgtgtatgccgaggaacttaaaacttgctaccctctccactactgttccatcgatgtggataggggggtgttccctctgctgtttcctgaagtccacaatcatctccttagttttgttgacgttgagtgtgaggttattttcctgacaccacactccaagggccctcacctcctccctgtaggccgtctcgtcgttgttggtaatcaagcctaccactgttgtgtcgtccgcaaacttgatgattgagttggaggcgtgcgtggccacgcagtcatgggtgaacagggagtacaggagagggctcagaacacacccttgtggggccccagtgttgaggatcagcggggaggagatgttgttgcctaccctcaccacctgggggcggcccgtcaggaagtccagtacccagttgcacagggcgggttcgagacccagggtctcgagcttgatgacgagcttggagggtactatggtgttgaatgccgagctgtagtcgatgaacagcattctcacataggtattcctcttgtccagatgggttagggcagtgtgcagtgtggttgtgattgcatcgtctgtggacctatttgggcggtaagcaaattggagtgggtctagggtgtcaggtagggtggaggtgatatggtccttgactagtctctcaaagcacttcatgatgacggaagtgagtgctacggggcggtagtcgtttagctcagttaccttagctttcttgggaacaggaacaatggtggccctcttgaagcatgtgggaacagcagactggtatagggattgattgaatatgtccgtaaacacaccggccagctggtctgcgcatgctctgagggcgcggctggggatgccgtctgggcctgcagccttgcgagggttaacacgtttaaatgtcttactcacctcggctgcagtgaaggagagaccgcatgttttcgttgcaggccgtgtcagtggcactgtattgtcctcaaagcgggcaaaaaagttatttagtctgcctgggcgcaagacatcctggtccgtgactgggctggatttcttcctgtagtccgtgattgactgtagaccctgccacatgcctcttgtgtctgagctgttgaattgagattctactttgtctctgtactgacgcttagcttgtttgatagccttgcggagggaatagctgcactgtttgtattcggtcatgttaccagacaccttgccctgattaaaagcagtggttcgcgctttcagtttcacgcgaatgctgccatcaatccacggtttctggttagggaatgttttaatcgttgctatgggaacgacatcttcaacgcacgttctaatgaactcgcacactgaatcagcgtattcgtcaatgttgttatctgacgcaatacgaaacatatcccagtccacatgacATCATAGTTATCAGTGGTTCTGTGCCAGTAGCTTTCTGGGCCAGTAGCTTTCAGTGACAACATAGTTATCAGTGGTTCTGGGCCAGTAGCTTTCTGGGCCAGTAGCTTTCAGTGACAACATAGTTATCAGTGGTTCTGGGCCAGTAGCTTTCAGTGACAACATAGTTATCAGTGGTTCTGGGCCAGTAGCTTTCAGTGACAACATAGTTATCAGTGGTTCTGGGCCAGTAGCTTTCAAATGACAACATAGTTATCAGTGGTTCTGGGCCAGTAGCTTCCAATGACATCATAGTTATCAGTGGTTCTGGGCCAGTAGCTTCCAATGACATCATAGTTATCAGTGGTTCTGGGCCAGTAGCTTTCAAATGACAACATTGATAAACATCAGGATGTAACATTTGACAGCAGAAGAAAATGGACAATGAATAGCAGAATAAACGAACAATACTATATCATGTACaagcaaacacacatacaggtaaATATCACTGTATTTTTAGAGTTGGACTCTAGCATGtaaaacacacaacacaaaaGAAACCTACACATTATGGAATAAACAACAATGATGTACTACTGGCTGTACGTTTACAGGATGGTCATATGATTCTGTGACACCTTTCGAATATCTTGAATATAAATAGTCTGTCAGCCCTTCAAAAAGGGGGTCATTCAGTGACACATTTACCTCATATTAGGAGTGATCAATACTCGTCAGTACTTACAAATACTATACAGATACTCGTCAGTACTTACAAATACTCGTCAGTACTTACAAATACTAAACAGATACTCGTCAGTACTTACAAATACAAAACAGATACTCGTCAGTACTTACAAATACTAAACAGATACTCGTCAGTACTTACAAATACTAAACAGATACTCGTCAGTACTTACAAATACTAAAACAGATACTCGTCAGTACTTACAAATACTAAAACAGATACTCGTCAGTACTTACAAATACTAAACAGATACTCGTCAGTACTTACAAATACTAAAACAGATACTCGTCAGTACTTACAAATACTAAACAGATACTCGTCAGTACTTACAAATACTAAACAGATACTCGTCAGTACTTACAAATACTAAACAGCTGTTTTGTCTGTGGTAACACAGGAAACGCTAGTATGATAATTCATTTACATACATCGATGACTAATAAATACGATTATTTTCATGAATTTTATAAAGAAAAGTATTGTGGTGAACCTATTGCTGAAAaagtctgcttccaactcacactctcaaatacgtagaccccccccccactctccagatcccaatcacctgaattctgatcacctgttcaacacacacacctgtatgtcattatcacacactgtttagttcaattctttgcaccccatcattgtgaggtgTTGATTGTTTTATGATACACGTCTTTGAGAAGCACTTCCTGTAATTTACACCTCCTGTGTATgatagtgaggcaggcaaaaactaacGACCCCTTTTGCCTATTCtcccctgcctgtaccttaggcTATGGCACAGGAAATCTGATAGGCTATCTCCCAGacgacgttactagccttttctcTGGCTGTACTGTTACCCTTTTTGGgctccctgtgtatgaccttctgcctgcccctggacccagctacctgcccctggacccagctacctgcctcctcctgtgtatgaccttctgcctgcccctggacccagctacctgcctcctcctgtgtatgaccttctgcctgcccctggacccagctacctgcctcatcctgtgtatgaccttctgcctgcccctggacccagctacctgcctcctcctgtgtatgaccttctccctgcccctggacccagctacctgcctcctcctgtgtatgaccttctccctgcccctggacccagctacctgcctcctcctgtgtatgacccagttacctgcctcctcctgtgtatgacccagttacctgcctcctcctgtgtatgaccttctgcctgcccctggacccagctacctgcctcctcctgtggtcctttacaaataaacacctgctgcgccccgCGCTAGAAACCAGCACTTTGTCTCCCTTCGTGTTCATTATAATTGCACCAGGCAGACAGCTGTATAAAGCCCAGCCTGTCTCAGTAGGAGCTTAACAGACTGGGGCGTGCATTCAAAAtggtgccctacttttgaccagggtctattgggagggggagaggtctggtcaaaagtaatgcattaTAAGGAACAGGGTTATATTGTGGATGCACGCAGGCTCCAAACCATTCTTTACCCTATTGTGAAcctgagtgagagggagagagagagagaggcagagaggcacagagacagagagacacagagagagacagagcacagGTGCTTTGGGTGTCCAGCATTGAGGGAATAGGGGACTACATTGGTATTAGGGTCCCATTTCAGACGCAGACCTGACCTTGTGAAACAGACCGGCCCGCTCAGTCTCGTCATACCATATACAAGAGGCCTGGCTTGGTCACACACTGATTGAATCAACGTTGCGTCCACACTATTTCAATAAAAAAATTACGTTGAacccaacgtggaatagatgttgaattgacatctTCTCCGAGTGAGAGGGGACTTTTACTCCGAAACAGTCGAATGCTGTATGGCAGaactgggctcctgagtggcgtcactacagtccctggttcaaatccaggctgtatcacatccggccctgtgatcgggagtcccataaggcggcgcacaattggcccagcgtcgtccgggtttggtcggGGGGTAGGTCGTCACTgacaataagtatttgttcttaactgacttgcagagttaaataaagataaaaataaATCAAACCGACTGTCAACTCACCTCCGTCCATCTCAAGTCACTTGGTCTTCTCAACAGAGGACCAATCAGCCAATGTGTAATAACCTAGCTACTCCCCGTCCAGTCCTTCCAACCAAAAGGAGTgccatatatagggaatagggtgctattttgggATGCATTCGAGGGTCTGTGACTGACACAACAGCTTTAGTGACTTCATGGCCCAGAGAAAACAGGTATCTGGTGATATAGCGCGCATCACATAGGAAACACAGTCACAACAGGTGGACAGCTTTAGTGACTTCATGGCCCAGAGAAAACAGGTATCTGGTGATATAGCGCGCATCACATAGGAAACACAGTCACAACAGGTGGACAGCTTTAGTGACTTCATGGCCCAGAGGAAACAGGTATCTGGTGATATAGCGCGCATCACATAGGAAACACAGTCACAACAGGCCTATAAAACAACAAGCatctgtaccaccaccaccatcatcattacaacgcAGGTTGACGTTTGTTGTCGTGAATCTTGCCTTGGAGGCAGAACTGTGCGATTTCCACTAGATggaccagctgcaaagtcaaaattgcctatatatacatatataaataatttaaggttaggcattaaggtTTTCAATGTGCTTAAGGTTAAGTTCGAACTCAGatgttatgactttgtggctggtgaccattctgcagagctgcctccagaacaacattCATGCCAAGAAAAGAAGAAAATAAAACCATTAGCATTACAACCGCCACCATGTAACAGTtctctttatttaaccttttaaaaCGTCAACCTTTAAATGGCTTGTCCCAGCATGCAATACATTGGAACCTATTACAGTACAAATAAccatagacacatactgtatatagatatttaTCCATCTATGGCTCTTTACACAACCATCTCACTACTCTGATTCCACCAGTTAGTTCAGTTAGTTCAACCAGCTCACTTATCCCTCATTCTTCTTCTTTCAGAATCCTATACAATTGTAGTCCCTTGTTCCTCACAGTTGTAGTTCTTTGTGAAAAAAGCAGTTGCACTCACACAAGCACAAAGAAGAAGGCGTGGATTAGGCTGGGCAGAGGCTGGGCAGAGGCTGGGGCCCCCGACAGGGAGTGGGGTGAAGATTGGGTAGGGGTGGGTGGCCTAATGAGGAAGTGGAACCAGGATATCCACGTAGTTGATGGGGAAGAAACCTGATTGGCCGTTGACCATTCCCTCGTACCAGTTATCATCGATCTGATTGGTTAGGGTGATGATATCGCCCTCTTTGAAGCCCAGCTCACCCTCGTTCTCCGGCACAAAGTCATACAACGCCCGGCAGCACGGTTGGTCCATAggagctgggggagagaggggaagggtttAGAGaaggagacgaagagagagagggggagagaaagagagagagagaccgacagacagagagagaatgactgaGTGTGTCTGTACGTGGATCTGTGTGTGGACCTGTGAGTGGATCTGTGAGTCCTATGTCTGTACGTGGATCTGCAAGTCAGTACCTGGATCTGcgagtgtgtgagtctgtgtgtctggacatggatctgtgagtctgtgtgtctggacatggatctgtgagtctgtgtgtctggacatggatctgtgagtgtgtgtgtgtctgtaagtggATCTGTGAGTGGATCTGTAAGTGGATCTGTAAGTGGATCTGTGAGTGGATCTGTGAGTGGATCTGTGAGTGGATCTGTGAGTGGATCTGTGAGTGGATCTGTGAGTGGATCTGTGAGTCTGTAAGTGGATCTGTGAGTGGATCTGTAAGTGGATCTGTGAGTGGATCTGTGAGTGGATCTGTGAGTGGATCTGTGAGTGGATCTGTGAGTGGATCTGTGAGTGGATCTGTGAGTCTGTACTTGGAtctatgtttctgtgtgtgggtctgtgagTCTTTGTTTGTACGTGGatctgtgagtgtgagtgtctgcGTCCATCCAGTGTTGTGTGTTCTCACCGGGGGTGCGCGCGGGGCCTGGGGACGAGGCCGGGCCATGGGACTTGGTGGTGTTGAGCCCCCCATTGTGGCTATCGCTGGGGGGGAGCAGCTCCAGGACCATCCGGGGTTTAGGAACATACTCCTTCCTGGGTTTATCCTGCGCCTCCCTGATcctggagagacaacacagaggtcagaggtcaaacaCACCACAATGTCAGTGTAAAACACAGGGCAGGGTTCAAGGGGCGTTTACATTTGAGCCGACATGCACAGGGTTAACCACGAATACGAACTCCTTGAACGTCAGACAAAAAAGTGAAAAATGTTCAATGTCAACACTACAGTGTGCCTTCCCAGCCCTagtctctgtatgtctgtgtctgtatgtgtctgtgtgactgACCTCTCGTGCAGCTTGCTGGAGAGCTGCTGTAGTATTTCTGTGGCTTGTCTGTGATACTCCACCTGGGCCTGGACCAACGCTGCTAGCTGACTCACCTGCTCAAtctgcgcaaacacacacacacacacacacacacacagggaaaaaaGTGTCTCAAAGTTAGttttagcctactcaaacggatccaacaacagacagagagggtgaggagagacagagaggagaaagtgacagagaggagagagagacagagaggttgaggagagacagagaggtgagagggacagagaggagagagggacagagaggagagagaggagagagagacagagaggagagagagacagagaggagagagagacagagagcgacagagaggagagaggagacagagggacagagacaactTACATCACTCTCCAGCAGGTTGAACATGCTCTGCTCTGCCACTTCTTTGGACTCATCAAACTTCTCCAGCGCCTGTCTGATCTCCTCCTCCAGAACTCCTTTACCTATAATTAAATAACAAgtcattataataacatcaaCGTTTCTATTTGAGAGAGTTATAATAACAAAAAAACGTTTCTATTTGTTATAATAACAAAAAAAACATACCGAACAAAAtgataaacgcaacatgtaaagtgttggtcccatgtttcctgagctgaaataaaagatttcagaaatgttccatatgcaaaaaaaaatgcttatttctctcaaatgttgtgtttacatccctgatcattacacaggtgcaccttgtgctgggtacaacaaaaggccactctaaaatgtgcaaatTGGTCACACAACACAACGTCACATTCGGCTTCtacacctgcgggatcgtctgagaccagccacccggacagctgatgaaatgtATTTCTGTCTCTAATAAAGCGCCTTTGTGggaaaaaactcattctgattggctg
Protein-coding sequences here:
- the LOC115117251 gene encoding endophilin-A1-like; translation: MSVAGLKKQFHKATQKVSERVGGAEGTKLDDDFLQMEKKVDTTGRAVLDIMTKTTEYLQPNPASRAKLSLIGTMSKIRGQEKGPGYPQAETVLGEAMQRFGRELGEESCFGLALLDAGEAMGELGAVKDALDVEVKQNFIDPLQNLQEKDIKEIQHHLKKMQGRRLDFDYKKKRHGKGVLEEEIRQALEKFDESKEVAEQSMFNLLESDIEQVSQLAALVQAQVEYHRQATEILQQLSSKLHERIREAQDKPRKEYVPKPRMVLELLPPSDSHNGGLNTTKSHGPASSPGPARTPAPMDQPCCRALYDFVPENEGELGFKEGDIITLTNQIDDNWYEGMVNGQSGFFPINYVDILVPLPH